The genome window TCGACTATCGCGGCGAGGTGGATATGGAGGCGGCCGCCATAGCCATGGGCGTGGGCGGACAAGAGCGCCAGCACCGGCCGCAGGCGCTTACCACCGTTGGCGACGATGTAGTGGCTCAACTGGTTGATGAGCGCGACCTCGGAATACAGGCGCAGCTTGATGAACCGGTCGACATCGGCGAGGTCATCGGCGATGAGCGCGCGCAGCGCGTCCATCTTCGTGGGGAGGCACTCGGTGAGCATGCGTTTCGCATTGTGCCAAGTCCGGGAGGGCGCCCACAAGGGGCGCCCCTACGTCCCCCCGACACAAGCGGGCGGGGCGAGCGCCTTGTGCGGGGCACCCGATCTCCGTACAATCTTCGCCCGGAAAACCGGACTACCCCCTCCTAAATCTCCCCCTTCGTCAGGGGGAGGGAAATAGATTCACGTCTCCCCTTACGAAGGGGGAGGTTAGGAGGGGGTAGGGCGGTTAGTCACCGGGCGTGGTATGCATTGGCGTGAGGGGCCATGTTTAGTATTCAAATTAGTCATGTACGCGGTCATCAAGAGCGGCGGTAAACAATACAAGGTCGCGGCGGAATCGACCCTGCGGGTCGAAAAACTCCCCGGCGACGTGGGTGCCTCGGTCGATCTCACCGAGGTCCTCATGGTCGTGGACGGTGATCGCGTCGAGGTCGGTCGCCCGATCCTGGAGGGCGTGAAGGTAGAGGCCGAGATCACGGCACATGGCAGAGGCCCCAAGCTGCGGATCGTCAAGTTTAGGCGCCGCAAGCATTATCGAAAGCAGATGGGTCACCGGCAGGACTTTACGGAGGTCACGATCCGATCCATCCAACTGGCCGGTCCGCCGGGTTGAGGATGAGGTGACGCGCAGATGGCACACAAGAAGGCAGGCGGCAGCACCCGAAACGGCCGG of Pseudomonadota bacterium contains these proteins:
- the rplU gene encoding 50S ribosomal protein L21, with product MYAVIKSGGKQYKVAAESTLRVEKLPGDVGASVDLTEVLMVVDGDRVEVGRPILEGVKVEAEITAHGRGPKLRIVKFRRRKHYRKQMGHRQDFTEVTIRSIQLAGPPG